A window from Lytechinus pictus isolate F3 Inbred chromosome 9, Lp3.0, whole genome shotgun sequence encodes these proteins:
- the LOC129268777 gene encoding echinoidin-like: MHGRRVCRFHDCHSNICQGGWCEETMTAFRCHCFDGFEGKLCDQQSTPKQNTITISSNKTTPKPSPTTTPLENDSCPNESWTFYRGSCYQYFGNKLNFLEALSFCRSLTNQQSCPIDLVSIHSLEENDFAAQLCYNNTDCVESTLPFGFSAPCFWIGLYQPVPESDFVWSDGSPVNYTTWSQGEPSNGGGTEDCTHYYFVSRTESNGFKWNDYSCSGNLSFVCKHPVLCLRVSTPFS, encoded by the exons ATGCATGGACGAAGAGTTTGTAGATTCCACG ATTGCCATAGTAATATTTGTCAAGGCGGCTGGTGTGAAGAGACTATGACTGCGTTCAGATGCCACTGTTTTGACGGATTTGAAGGGAAACTCTGCGATCAAC AATCAACTCCTAAACAAAACACCATAACGATCTCTTCAAACAAAACCACCCCAAAACCATCTCCTACAACTACGCCACTAGAGAATG ACTCATGTCCAAACGAGTCCTGGACATTTTACCGAGGAAGTTGCTACCAATATTTTGGCAATAAACTCAATTTTCTCGAGGCTTTGTCCTTCTGTCGGAGTTTGACTAATCAGCAATCGTGTCCGATAGACCTGGTCTCTATTCATAGCCTGGAAGAGAATGATTTCGCTGCTCAACTTTGTTATAATAAT ACCGACTGTGTCGAGTCAACGCTCCCCTTCGGGTTTTCAGCTCCTTGCTTTTGGATCGGTCTGTACCAGCCAGTACCAGAAAGTGACTTTGTTTGGTCAGACGGCTCCCCGGTCAACTACACTACATGGAGTCAGGGTGAGCCAAGCAATGGCGGTGGGACTGAGGATTGCACGCACTATTATTTTGTATCACGGACTGAATCCAACGGTTTTAAATGGAATGATTATAGCTGCAGTGGAAACTTATCCTTCGTCTGCAAACATCCTGTCCTCTGCCTGAGAGTTTCAACGCCGTTTTCTTAA